One window from the genome of Rhodopseudomonas sp. P2A-2r encodes:
- a CDS encoding PTS sugar transporter subunit IIA, which translates to MIGLVLVTHGRLADEFKAALEHVMGPQKQIEAVTIGAEDDSDLCRSDIIEAVNRVDTGDGVAILTDMFGGTPSNLAISCMSRPKVEVLAGINLPMLVKLAKVREERTLPDAIAMAQEAGRKYVTIASRVLAGK; encoded by the coding sequence ATGATTGGTCTAGTACTTGTGACCCATGGGCGCCTTGCCGACGAATTTAAGGCAGCGCTTGAACACGTGATGGGTCCGCAGAAACAAATCGAAGCCGTCACGATCGGCGCTGAAGATGATTCCGATTTGTGTCGAAGTGACATTATCGAAGCGGTGAACCGCGTCGATACCGGAGACGGTGTCGCTATCCTCACAGACATGTTCGGCGGCACACCGTCGAACCTCGCGATCTCCTGCATGAGCCGCCCCAAGGTGGAGGTGCTCGCAGGCATTAATCTCCCGATGCTGGTCAAACTCGCCAAGGTCCGCGAGGAGCGCACGCTTCCCGACGCCATCGCCATGGCCCAGGAAGCCGGCCGCAAATACGTCACCATCGCCAGCCGCGTGCTTGCCGGCAAATGA
- a CDS encoding response regulator transcription factor — translation MPTIALVDDDRNILTSVSIALEAEGYRIMTYTDGASALDGFRTSPPDLAILDIKMPRMDGMETLRRLRQKSDLPVIFLTSKDEEIDELFGLKMGADDFIRKPFSQRLLVERVKAVLRRAAPKDPTAAPKETDAKALDRGLLRMDPERHTCTWKNEPVTLTVTEFLILQALATRPGVVKSRNALMDAAYDDQVYVDDRTIDSHIKRLRKKFKVVDDDFEMIETLYGVGYRFKET, via the coding sequence ATGCCCACAATCGCTTTGGTCGACGACGACCGCAACATTCTCACATCCGTCTCGATCGCGCTTGAAGCCGAAGGCTATCGCATCATGACTTACACGGATGGTGCGTCGGCTCTCGACGGTTTCCGGACCAGCCCGCCGGACCTGGCGATCCTCGACATCAAGATGCCGCGCATGGACGGCATGGAGACGCTGCGCCGTCTCCGGCAGAAGTCCGACCTGCCGGTGATCTTCCTGACGTCCAAGGACGAGGAGATCGACGAATTGTTCGGCCTCAAGATGGGCGCCGACGATTTCATCCGCAAACCGTTTTCGCAGCGGCTGCTGGTGGAGCGCGTCAAGGCCGTGCTGCGCCGCGCCGCGCCGAAGGATCCCACCGCTGCGCCGAAGGAAACCGACGCCAAGGCGCTGGACCGCGGGCTGCTGCGCATGGATCCTGAACGCCATACCTGCACGTGGAAGAACGAGCCGGTCACCCTCACGGTCACCGAATTCCTGATCCTGCAGGCGCTGGCCACCCGCCCGGGCGTGGTGAAGAGCCGCAACGCCCTGATGGACGCCGCCTATGACGACCAAGTCTATGTGGACGACCGCACCATCGACAGCCACATCAAGCGGCTGCGCAAGAAGTTCAAGGTGGTCGACGACGACTTCGAGATGATCGAGACCCTGTACGGCGTCGGCTACCGCTTCAAGGAAACCTGA
- a CDS encoding HPr kinase/phosphorylase, producing MTSPGPSIHASAVLVGDLGAVLIRGPSGSGKSRLAFDLILAGRSGVLPPATLVGDDRILAEHRNGALVARPAPELAGLIEVRGLGIRRMTFVAEATVRLVVDLDAGDAERLPPPAALRTTVMGIELPRIPVAQGFFALPLVVAALTTTEGYELIRQMDDCLKGFGNHISPTIATE from the coding sequence ATGACATCGCCCGGCCCGAGCATCCACGCCTCTGCCGTGCTGGTCGGCGACCTCGGCGCGGTGCTGATCCGAGGGCCGTCGGGCTCGGGCAAGTCGCGGCTGGCCTTCGATCTGATCCTGGCCGGGCGCAGCGGCGTTTTGCCACCTGCGACCCTGGTCGGTGACGACCGTATCCTGGCGGAGCATCGGAACGGCGCGCTGGTGGCCCGACCGGCGCCGGAGCTCGCGGGACTGATCGAGGTCCGCGGGCTCGGCATCCGGCGAATGACCTTCGTCGCCGAGGCCACGGTTCGCCTGGTGGTCGATCTTGACGCCGGCGACGCTGAACGGCTGCCGCCGCCGGCAGCCTTGCGCACCACCGTGATGGGCATCGAATTGCCGCGAATCCCGGTGGCACAGGGCTTTTTCGCGTTACCCTTGGTGGTCGCCGCGCTGACGACAACCGAAGGTTACGAATTGATAAGACAGATGGACGATTGCCTGAAGGGGTTTGGTAACCATATATCCCCCACTATCGCCACCGAATAG
- a CDS encoding lipase family protein, translated as MALPSAAQNSLVLYRSSSAAGGIVAVSGTLSIPKGDAPAGGWPVIVWTHGTTGLAAACAPSRDTDSGPEHAYIAVIRMLLDSYVKQGYAIVATDYEGLGVAGNHPFLQGVPTGRNALDMLRAGREIVPSLGTDYTVVGHSQGGQVDLFAASIGPSYVPEFKLHGNVAFAPGSHIMDRLKLVMTSAKNELSLPYVLYTLQSFARSNSAIDLKRILTPTALSHLPDLMQGCMTHALTTGYWSTAIAKDQFVKRPDLRAFKMMARRNEPGLLRIKTLTRIVQGKDDVTVMPEATDDAARQLCARGNRLDYVPVAGADHDGSMIKGGADAQAWVVARFKDLEATSNCKALPKAGK; from the coding sequence ATGGCGCTGCCGAGCGCCGCGCAGAACAGCCTCGTCTTGTACCGCTCGAGCAGTGCGGCAGGCGGCATCGTGGCGGTGTCCGGCACGCTGTCGATTCCCAAGGGCGATGCGCCGGCCGGCGGCTGGCCGGTGATCGTCTGGACCCACGGCACCACCGGGCTGGCGGCGGCCTGCGCGCCGTCGCGCGACACCGACAGCGGCCCCGAACACGCCTATATCGCGGTGATCCGCATGCTGCTCGACAGCTACGTCAAGCAGGGTTACGCCATCGTCGCCACCGACTATGAAGGGCTCGGCGTGGCCGGCAATCATCCGTTCCTGCAGGGCGTGCCGACCGGCCGCAACGCGCTCGACATGCTGCGCGCGGGGCGCGAGATCGTGCCCAGCCTCGGCACCGACTATACGGTCGTCGGGCATTCGCAGGGCGGCCAGGTCGACCTGTTCGCCGCGTCGATCGGGCCGTCTTACGTACCCGAATTCAAGCTGCACGGCAACGTCGCCTTCGCGCCGGGCTCGCACATCATGGACCGGCTGAAGCTGGTGATGACCTCGGCCAAGAACGAGCTGTCGCTGCCCTACGTGCTGTACACGCTGCAATCCTTTGCCCGCAGCAATTCGGCCATCGATCTCAAGCGCATCCTGACTCCGACAGCGCTGTCGCATCTGCCGGACCTGATGCAGGGCTGCATGACCCATGCGCTGACCACCGGCTACTGGTCGACGGCCATCGCCAAGGACCAGTTCGTGAAGCGGCCGGACCTGCGCGCCTTCAAGATGATGGCGCGCCGCAACGAGCCCGGCCTGCTGCGCATCAAGACGCTGACCCGGATCGTGCAGGGCAAGGACGACGTCACCGTGATGCCGGAGGCCACCGACGACGCCGCGCGCCAGCTCTGCGCCCGCGGCAACCGGCTCGATTACGTGCCTGTCGCCGGCGCCGACCATGACGGCTCGATGATCAAGGGCGGCGCCGACGCCCAGGCCTGGGTCGTCGCGCGCTTCAAGGATCTGGAGGCCACGAGCAACTGCAAGGCGCTGCCGAAGGCTGGGAAGTAA
- a CDS encoding HPr family phosphocarrier protein: MTDRTDQAGAPETIGTGSSPVSRELPIINKRGLHARASAKFVQMVERFNAEVSVTRNGETVGGNSIMGLMMLSAGPGTTIMVSAIGPDAEAAIAALTELVGSKFGEE; encoded by the coding sequence ATGACCGACAGGACCGACCAGGCAGGCGCGCCCGAGACCATCGGCACCGGCTCCAGCCCGGTCTCCCGCGAACTTCCCATTATCAACAAGCGCGGCCTGCACGCGCGCGCGTCTGCGAAATTCGTGCAGATGGTCGAACGCTTCAACGCCGAGGTTTCCGTCACCCGCAACGGCGAGACGGTCGGCGGCAACTCGATCATGGGACTGATGATGCTGTCAGCCGGCCCCGGCACCACCATCATGGTCTCCGCCATCGGCCCAGACGCCGAAGCCGCCATCGCCGCGCTGACCGAACTGGTCGGCAGCAAGTTCGGCGAAGAGTAG
- the lepA gene encoding translation elongation factor 4, translating into MTTVPISNVRNFSIVAHIDHGKSTLADRLIQTTGGLQAREMKEQVLDSMDIERERGITIKAQTVRLNYHAKDGKEYIFNLMDTPGHVDFAYEVSRSLAACEGSLLVVDASQGVEAQTLANVYHALDAGHEIVPVLNKIDLPAAEPDQVKKQIEDVIGIDASDAVMISAKTGIGIDLVLEAIVTRLPPPKGDKDAPLKALLVDSWYDVYLGVVVLVRVVDGVMKKGMRIRMMGTNAAVDLERVGYFTPKMTTVDELGPGEIGFITAGIKEVADTRVGDTITDDRRPVTEMLPGFKPAVPVVFCGLFPVDADDFETLRAAMGKLRLNDASFSFEMETSAALGFGFRCGFLGLLHLEIIQERLSREFDLNLIATAPSVIYKMHLTDGQEIEIHNPIDMPDVVKIAEIQEPWIEATILTPDEYLGSVLKLCQERRGTQKELTYVGARAMVKYDLPLNEVVFDFYDRLKSISKGYASFDYHLTDYKAADLVKMQILVNAESVDALSMLVHRTRAEGRGRAMVEKMKDLIPPHMFVIPIQAAIGGKVIARETVRALRKDVTAKCYGGDISRKRKLLEKQKEGKKKMRQFGKVDIPQEAFIAALKVDS; encoded by the coding sequence ATGACAACTGTCCCGATTTCGAACGTCCGCAACTTCTCCATCGTCGCCCACATCGATCATGGCAAGTCGACCCTCGCCGACCGTCTGATCCAGACGACCGGGGGTCTGCAGGCGCGCGAGATGAAGGAGCAGGTGCTCGACTCGATGGACATCGAGCGCGAGCGCGGCATCACCATCAAGGCGCAGACGGTGCGCCTGAATTACCATGCCAAGGACGGCAAGGAATACATATTCAACCTGATGGACACGCCCGGCCACGTCGACTTCGCCTACGAAGTCTCACGCTCGCTGGCGGCCTGCGAAGGCTCGCTGCTGGTGGTCGACGCCTCGCAGGGCGTCGAGGCGCAGACCCTCGCCAACGTCTATCATGCGCTGGATGCCGGCCACGAGATCGTCCCGGTGCTCAACAAGATCGACCTGCCCGCCGCCGAGCCCGACCAGGTCAAGAAGCAGATCGAGGACGTCATCGGCATCGACGCCTCCGACGCGGTGATGATCTCGGCCAAGACCGGCATCGGCATCGACCTGGTGCTGGAAGCCATCGTCACCCGGCTGCCGCCGCCCAAGGGCGACAAGGACGCACCGCTCAAGGCGCTCTTGGTGGACTCGTGGTACGACGTCTATCTCGGCGTCGTCGTGCTGGTCCGCGTCGTCGACGGCGTGATGAAGAAGGGCATGCGCATCCGCATGATGGGCACCAACGCCGCGGTCGACCTCGAGCGCGTGGGCTACTTCACGCCGAAGATGACCACGGTGGACGAGCTCGGCCCCGGCGAGATCGGCTTCATCACCGCCGGCATCAAGGAAGTCGCCGACACCCGCGTCGGCGATACCATCACCGACGACCGCCGCCCGGTCACCGAGATGCTGCCGGGCTTCAAGCCTGCCGTCCCCGTGGTGTTCTGCGGCCTCTTCCCCGTCGACGCCGACGATTTCGAGACCCTGCGCGCCGCCATGGGCAAGCTGCGGCTCAACGACGCCAGCTTCTCCTTCGAGATGGAGACCTCCGCCGCGCTGGGCTTCGGCTTCCGCTGCGGCTTCCTCGGGTTGCTGCATCTGGAGATCATCCAGGAGCGCCTCAGCCGCGAGTTCGATCTCAACCTGATCGCGACGGCGCCGTCGGTGATCTACAAGATGCACCTCACCGACGGCCAGGAGATCGAGATCCACAATCCGATCGACATGCCGGATGTGGTGAAGATCGCCGAGATCCAGGAGCCATGGATCGAGGCCACCATCCTCACCCCCGACGAATATCTCGGCTCCGTGCTGAAGCTGTGCCAGGAGCGCCGCGGCACCCAGAAGGAGCTGACCTATGTTGGCGCCCGCGCCATGGTCAAATACGACCTGCCGCTCAACGAAGTCGTGTTCGATTTCTACGATCGGCTGAAGTCGATCTCCAAGGGCTATGCTTCCTTCGACTATCACCTCACCGACTACAAGGCCGCGGATCTCGTCAAGATGCAGATCCTGGTCAATGCCGAGTCGGTCGACGCGCTCAGCATGCTGGTGCATCGCACCCGCGCCGAAGGCCGCGGCCGCGCCATGGTCGAGAAGATGAAGGACCTGATCCCGCCGCACATGTTCGTGATCCCGATCCAGGCCGCCATCGGCGGCAAGGTGATCGCCCGCGAAACCGTCCGCGCGCTGCGCAAGGACGTGACCGCCAAGTGCTACGGCGGCGACATTTCGCGTAAGCGAAAACTTCTGGAGAAGCAGAAGGAAGGCAAGAAGAAGATGCGGCAGTTCGGCAAGGTCGACATCCCGCAGGAGGCGTTCATCGCCGCGCTGAAGGTGGATAGCTGA
- a CDS encoding glycosyltransferase family 39 protein, giving the protein MTSTLSLPARPRSRWHSQFRRGAARLVAWAGDERLSLWLALGFTLAHVVLWTAILTQLKAAQDVHFDVAEAYAWGQKFLLGYGKHPPLSGWVAGAWFMLFPPADWATYALAMTTVGTGMMICWAIALKVVDRRRAFLVLVMLALYPIFNFKGFKYNPDLLQLVTLPLVVLAYLDAFDKRTLRSGVLLGLAGALALMTKYWVATMIGAVGLAALIHPARMAFLRSWAPWAAIVTMAAAMIPHFIWLRQVDFVPFTYAGGTYAQSNRSENVQLVLGYIGHNLALLALPMALAAAAIAWRRRWWTMAWRDPAGFIAQPWSRAANPGVRTDQALNVWLIQAIVAVGPPVGALIFEIYLKTDWGISLFFLVPLSVVAIPSLRVRRAALARLAAIWLVLTLAVLATAPQIALLTLPRNADGSMSHGSHSQLARELTDVWHQRFHSRWPVVTAYTDVGDPMTFYSVDHPMPLTPNEPWSSGLSSLDEAKRDGFIGICEVGDWHEQLCGDWMKVNAANAERMVITTRRFFKGHAGAATVWNVYVVAPGQ; this is encoded by the coding sequence ATGACCAGTACCCTTTCCCTGCCTGCGCGGCCCCGGTCCCGCTGGCATTCGCAATTCCGCCGCGGCGCTGCCCGGCTTGTCGCCTGGGCCGGCGACGAACGCCTCAGCTTGTGGCTCGCGCTCGGCTTCACGCTCGCCCATGTGGTGTTGTGGACCGCCATCCTGACCCAACTCAAGGCGGCGCAGGACGTGCATTTCGACGTCGCCGAGGCCTATGCCTGGGGTCAGAAGTTCCTGCTCGGCTATGGCAAGCACCCGCCGCTGTCCGGCTGGGTGGCGGGCGCCTGGTTCATGCTGTTCCCGCCGGCGGACTGGGCCACCTATGCGCTGGCCATGACCACGGTCGGAACCGGCATGATGATCTGCTGGGCCATCGCGCTGAAGGTCGTGGATCGCCGCCGCGCGTTCCTGGTGCTGGTGATGCTGGCGCTCTATCCGATCTTCAACTTCAAGGGCTTCAAGTACAATCCGGACCTGTTGCAGCTGGTCACCCTGCCGCTGGTGGTGCTGGCCTATCTCGACGCCTTCGACAAGCGCACGCTGCGCTCGGGTGTGCTGCTCGGCCTCGCCGGCGCGCTGGCGCTGATGACCAAATACTGGGTCGCGACCATGATCGGCGCGGTCGGCCTCGCCGCGCTGATCCATCCGGCGCGTATGGCGTTCCTGCGCTCATGGGCGCCGTGGGCGGCCATCGTCACCATGGCGGCGGCGATGATTCCGCATTTCATCTGGCTGCGGCAGGTCGATTTCGTGCCGTTCACCTATGCCGGTGGCACCTATGCGCAGTCGAACCGCAGTGAAAACGTGCAGCTCGTGCTCGGCTATATCGGCCACAATCTCGCGCTGCTGGCTTTGCCAATGGCGCTGGCCGCCGCGGCGATCGCCTGGCGCCGGCGCTGGTGGACCATGGCGTGGCGCGACCCTGCTGGCTTCATTGCGCAGCCCTGGTCGCGCGCCGCCAATCCCGGCGTGCGGACCGATCAGGCGCTCAATGTCTGGCTCATCCAGGCCATCGTCGCGGTCGGGCCGCCGGTCGGCGCGCTGATCTTTGAGATCTACCTCAAGACCGACTGGGGCATCTCGCTGTTCTTCCTGGTGCCGTTATCGGTGGTTGCGATTCCGTCGCTACGGGTGCGGCGCGCCGCGCTGGCGCGGCTGGCTGCGATCTGGCTGGTGCTGACGCTGGCGGTGCTGGCAACGGCGCCGCAGATTGCGCTCCTCACCCTGCCGCGCAATGCCGACGGCAGCATGAGCCATGGGTCTCATTCACAGCTGGCGCGTGAACTCACCGATGTGTGGCATCAGCGCTTCCACAGCCGCTGGCCGGTGGTGACCGCCTATACCGACGTCGGCGACCCCATGACCTTCTACAGCGTCGATCATCCGATGCCGCTGACGCCGAACGAGCCGTGGTCCTCAGGCCTGAGTTCGCTGGACGAGGCGAAGCGCGACGGCTTCATCGGCATCTGCGAGGTGGGGGACTGGCACGAGCAACTCTGTGGCGACTGGATGAAGGTCAATGCGGCCAATGCCGAGCGCATGGTGATCACGACGCGGCGGTTCTTCAAGGGCCATGCCGGCGCAGCGACCGTGTGGAATGTCTATGTCGTGGCGCCCGGGCAGTGA
- a CDS encoding acyltransferase family protein, with the protein MTDSKQRLGWLQVLRGTAAAGVVISHCAVYLVPDASTEWLLGALHHLGSGVDLFFVISGFIMVHTTMGDRGGWRSAVRFAGKRMQRVWPAYLVLTLVVGFARFGWGLIGDDATRLMLIKSLLFVPGSYDTLFADQIIGPGWTLGFEVYFYAVFAVSLLFARWRWLFLAAWCVVTLLVIPLAYGASLTGIYESWATAYPFGYLKLATSPFVWEFALGGLAAVLHRSRLRIGRAWMCRATAAAATVFALWNTFDPILPGTLGLASGYAMLIVALSTAGETIDLPELRGLRYLGDISYTLYLEHMIVIHGLRWLYASAGLSDLSAAWLNVPVTLAACVAAAALTSRFLERDMLKLFWSVCRLAWAEPPPRGAAPPDTIPLPVASSRPAEA; encoded by the coding sequence GTGACGGATTCCAAACAGCGGCTGGGCTGGTTGCAGGTGCTGCGCGGTACCGCCGCCGCCGGCGTGGTCATCTCCCATTGTGCGGTGTATCTGGTCCCCGACGCCTCGACCGAGTGGCTGCTCGGCGCGTTGCATCATCTCGGCTCCGGCGTCGATCTGTTCTTCGTCATCAGCGGCTTCATCATGGTGCATACCACCATGGGCGATCGCGGCGGATGGCGCTCGGCGGTCCGCTTTGCTGGCAAGCGCATGCAGCGGGTATGGCCGGCCTATCTTGTCCTGACGCTGGTCGTCGGCTTCGCGCGTTTCGGCTGGGGCCTGATCGGCGACGATGCCACGCGGCTGATGCTGATCAAATCGCTGCTGTTCGTGCCGGGAAGCTACGACACGCTGTTTGCCGACCAGATCATCGGCCCCGGCTGGACGCTTGGCTTCGAAGTCTATTTCTATGCTGTGTTTGCCGTCTCGCTGCTGTTTGCGCGCTGGCGCTGGCTGTTTCTCGCCGCCTGGTGCGTCGTCACACTGCTGGTCATCCCGCTGGCCTATGGCGCGTCGCTGACCGGCATCTACGAATCCTGGGCGACGGCGTATCCGTTCGGCTACCTCAAGCTTGCGACCAGTCCCTTCGTGTGGGAATTCGCGCTCGGCGGATTGGCGGCGGTGCTGCATCGTTCGCGTCTGCGCATCGGCCGCGCCTGGATGTGCCGTGCGACCGCCGCCGCGGCCACCGTGTTCGCGCTGTGGAACACGTTCGATCCGATCCTGCCCGGTACGCTCGGCCTCGCCTCCGGCTATGCCATGCTGATCGTCGCGCTCTCGACGGCGGGCGAAACCATCGACCTGCCCGAGCTGCGCGGATTGCGCTATCTCGGCGACATTTCCTACACGTTGTATCTTGAGCACATGATCGTCATTCACGGCCTGCGCTGGCTCTATGCGTCGGCCGGGCTGAGCGATCTGTCTGCGGCCTGGCTCAACGTTCCCGTCACGCTCGCCGCCTGCGTTGCCGCCGCCGCGCTGACCAGCCGCTTCCTGGAACGCGACATGCTCAAGCTGTTCTGGTCGGTTTGCCGCCTGGCATGGGCGGAGCCGCCGCCGCGCGGTGCAGCACCACCCGACACCATCCCGCTTCCTGTTGCATCGTCGCGACCGGCCGAAGCGTAA
- a CDS encoding sensor histidine kinase codes for MLDRTQPDGSLDTDGTSPLAPDSAVNTETSGWQRPLNWLRSARRFFVALTFSSLTRRIVSLNLAGLIALVASILYLSQFRAGLIDARAQSLLVQAEIIAGAIAASATVETNTITIDPDRLLDLKPGETYGAPDELSGLDFPINPERVAPVLRRLISPTKTRARIYDRDGVLILDSRSLYGRGDVLRFELPPPSTEKPGFAERAMIAVRTWLNRGDLPLYRELGPENGNGYQEVVQSLDGMKSSMVRINERGEVIVSVAVPVQRFRAVHGSLMLSTQGDDIDQMVTAERLAILKVFAVAAVVMIVLSLLLASTIAGPVRRLADSAERVRRRIRTRVEIPDFTSRRDEIGHLSGALRDMTDALYNRIEAIESFAADVSHELKNPLTSLRSAVETLPLAKNENSRGRLLAVIEHDVKRLDRLISDISDASRLDAELQRNEVAPVDIRRLLTTLTSVANETKLGHDVGVEVRFEGPASDTFSVPGHDSRLGQVISNLLVNAQSFSTPGGKVRIVCRRLKSDIEILVDDDGPGIEDEALERIFERFYTDRPHQGFGQNSGLGLSISKQIVEAHRGRIWAENRVGPAGPAGDIPVLGARFVVRLPAT; via the coding sequence TTGCTGGATCGAACGCAGCCTGATGGAAGCCTGGACACCGACGGCACGTCGCCGCTCGCGCCGGACTCCGCCGTCAACACCGAAACGTCGGGCTGGCAGCGGCCGCTGAACTGGCTGCGCAGCGCGCGGCGGTTCTTCGTCGCGCTGACCTTTTCCAGCCTGACCCGCCGCATCGTCTCGCTGAACCTCGCCGGCCTGATCGCGCTGGTCGCCAGCATTCTCTATCTGTCGCAATTCCGGGCCGGCCTGATCGATGCGCGCGCCCAGAGCCTGCTGGTGCAGGCCGAGATCATCGCCGGCGCCATCGCCGCCTCCGCCACGGTGGAGACCAACACCATCACTATCGATCCGGACCGGCTGCTCGACCTCAAGCCCGGCGAGACCTATGGCGCCCCCGACGAATTGTCGGGGCTGGATTTCCCGATCAATCCCGAACGCGTCGCGCCGGTGCTGCGGCGACTGATCTCGCCAACCAAGACGCGCGCCCGCATCTATGATCGAGATGGCGTGCTGATCCTCGACAGCCGCAGCCTGTACGGCCGCGGCGACGTGCTGCGCTTCGAACTGCCGCCGCCCTCCACCGAAAAGCCCGGCTTCGCCGAACGCGCCATGATCGCGGTGCGCACCTGGCTCAACCGCGGCGACCTGCCGCTGTACCGCGAGCTCGGCCCGGAAAACGGCAACGGCTATCAGGAAGTCGTCCAGTCGCTGGACGGCATGAAGAGCAGCATGGTGCGCATCAACGAGCGCGGCGAAGTGATCGTTTCGGTGGCCGTGCCGGTGCAGCGTTTTCGCGCGGTGCATGGTTCGCTGATGCTGTCGACGCAGGGCGACGACATCGACCAGATGGTCACCGCCGAGCGCCTTGCGATTCTGAAAGTGTTCGCGGTGGCGGCGGTGGTGATGATCGTGCTGTCGCTGCTGCTGGCCTCGACCATCGCGGGCCCCGTCCGCCGACTCGCCGACAGCGCCGAGCGGGTCCGCCGCCGCATCCGCACCCGCGTGGAAATTCCCGACTTCACCAGCCGCCGCGACGAGATCGGCCATCTCTCCGGCGCACTGCGCGACATGACCGACGCGCTTTACAATCGCATCGAGGCGATCGAGAGTTTTGCCGCCGACGTGTCGCACGAATTGAAGAACCCGCTGACCTCGCTGCGCTCGGCGGTGGAGACGCTGCCGCTGGCGAAGAACGAAAACAGCCGCGGCCGGCTGCTGGCGGTGATCGAACACGACGTGAAGCGGCTCGACCGCCTGATCTCGGATATTTCCGACGCCAGCCGGCTCGATGCCGAGCTGCAGCGCAACGAGGTGGCGCCGGTGGACATCCGCCGCCTGCTGACCACCCTGACCTCGGTGGCCAACGAGACCAAGCTCGGCCACGACGTCGGCGTCGAGGTCCGTTTCGAAGGCCCGGCCTCCGATACCTTCTCGGTGCCCGGCCACGACTCCCGGCTCGGCCAGGTGATCTCCAACCTGCTGGTCAATGCGCAGTCGTTCTCGACCCCGGGCGGCAAGGTGCGCATCGTCTGCCGCCGGCTGAAATCCGACATCGAGATCCTGGTCGACGATGACGGCCCGGGGATCGAGGACGAGGCGCTGGAACGGATCTTCGAGCGCTTCTATACCGACCGGCCGCACCAGGGCTTCGGCCAGAATTCCGGCCTCGGCCTGTCGATCTCCAAGCAGATCGTCGAGGCCCATCGCGGCCGTATCTGGGCCGAAAACCGCGTCGGCCCGGCTGGACCGGCAGGCGACATCCCCGTCCTAGGCGCCCGCTTCGTCGTCCGGCTGCCGGCCACATGA
- the mepA gene encoding penicillin-insensitive murein endopeptidase, whose protein sequence is MTTRLIFALLLMSPMLAHGAMAQDKGSVDPKPLPPLANPNDPHIGAKELFGRKVLPARLPTQAIGFYAKGCIAGAEALPINGDTWQVMRLSRNRNWAHPDMVALLERLSARAHKVAGWPGLLVGDMSQPRGGPMITGHASHQVGLDADIWLTPMPNRRLSRNEREEMSAVMMVRRDRLDIDPAAWTPSHLSVIRAAAQEPSVERIFVNAAIKKALCREAKGDRSWLSKVRPMYGHDYHFHVRIKCPLGSTACEPQPPPTDSEGCAASDFAYWFSDSVLHPRQPATPPKPKPPMTLAELPPACRQVLAAP, encoded by the coding sequence ATGACCACACGGCTGATTTTCGCCTTGCTGCTGATGTCGCCCATGCTGGCCCATGGCGCGATGGCGCAGGACAAGGGCAGCGTCGATCCAAAGCCATTGCCGCCGCTGGCCAACCCCAACGATCCGCACATCGGCGCCAAGGAGCTGTTCGGCCGCAAGGTGTTGCCGGCCCGGCTGCCGACCCAGGCGATCGGTTTTTATGCCAAGGGCTGCATCGCCGGCGCCGAGGCGCTGCCGATCAATGGCGACACCTGGCAGGTGATGCGGCTGTCGCGCAACCGCAACTGGGCGCATCCCGACATGGTGGCGCTGCTGGAACGACTGTCCGCCAGGGCGCACAAGGTGGCCGGCTGGCCGGGCCTGCTGGTCGGCGACATGTCGCAGCCGCGCGGCGGCCCGATGATCACCGGCCACGCCAGCCACCAGGTCGGCCTCGATGCCGACATCTGGCTGACGCCGATGCCGAACCGGAGACTGTCGCGCAACGAGCGCGAAGAGATGTCGGCGGTGATGATGGTCCGCCGCGACCGGCTCGATATCGATCCCGCCGCGTGGACGCCGAGTCATCTGTCGGTGATCCGCGCCGCGGCGCAGGAGCCGAGCGTGGAGCGCATCTTCGTCAACGCCGCCATCAAGAAGGCGCTGTGCCGCGAAGCCAAGGGTGACCGCAGCTGGCTGTCGAAAGTCCGTCCGATGTACGGCCACGACTATCATTTCCATGTCCGCATCAAATGTCCGCTGGGCAGCACAGCCTGCGAGCCGCAGCCGCCGCCGACCGACAGCGAAGGCTGCGCCGCCAGCGATTTCGCCTACTGGTTCAGCGACTCCGTGCTGCATCCCAGGCAGCCGGCCACGCCGCCCAAACCGAAGCCGCCGATGACGCTGGCAGAACTGCCGCCCGCATGCCGCCAAGTGCTTGCGGCGCCGTGA